In a single window of the Trueperaceae bacterium genome:
- a CDS encoding TIM barrel protein, whose amino-acid sequence MTVQRTAIRVANAPCSWGTIEGFGQKTPWHVMLDELAGTGYVGTELGDLGYMPTDPGVLRAELDRRGLVMLGGFEGVPLRRPGVVAERRERLLAVARHLAALADEGRAGRAPYFILADETRGDPVRTAKAGRISAGDALPPEEFAVFVRNAQEIARLVAGETGLRTLFHHHCAAFVETPEEIARFLDATEPGLIDLVFDTGHYTYGCGVPDEPAEPPGSGRLALEGLRRFWDRVPYVHLKDCHPGVAARCRAEGLDYTQAIAAGVFCELGRGSVDLRGIVAFLRERGYDDWLTVEQDVIPGMGTPRESAARNREALRGLGL is encoded by the coding sequence GTGACCGTCCAGCGCACCGCCATACGCGTGGCGAACGCACCCTGCTCGTGGGGCACGATCGAGGGCTTCGGCCAGAAGACGCCGTGGCACGTGATGCTCGACGAGCTGGCCGGCACCGGTTACGTGGGCACCGAGCTGGGCGACCTGGGCTACATGCCCACGGACCCCGGGGTGCTGAGGGCGGAGCTCGACCGGCGCGGCCTGGTGATGCTGGGTGGCTTCGAAGGCGTGCCGCTGCGCCGGCCCGGGGTGGTAGCCGAGCGGAGGGAGCGCCTACTGGCGGTGGCCCGCCACCTCGCCGCACTCGCCGATGAGGGGCGCGCCGGCCGTGCTCCGTACTTCATCCTCGCCGACGAGACGCGGGGGGACCCGGTGAGGACGGCGAAAGCCGGGCGCATCTCGGCAGGAGACGCGCTGCCGCCCGAGGAGTTCGCCGTCTTCGTGCGCAACGCCCAGGAGATCGCGCGGCTGGTGGCCGGCGAGACGGGCCTCAGGACGCTCTTCCACCACCACTGCGCGGCGTTCGTCGAGACGCCGGAGGAGATCGCCCGGTTCCTCGACGCCACCGAGCCGGGGCTCATCGACCTGGTGTTCGACACCGGCCACTACACGTACGGCTGCGGCGTGCCGGACGAGCCGGCCGAGCCCCCGGGCAGCGGGCGCCTGGCCCTCGAAGGGCTGAGGCGCTTCTGGGACCGCGTGCCTTACGTGCACCTCAAGGACTGCCACCCGGGCGTGGCGGCGCGCTGCCGGGCCGAGGGTCTCGACTACACGCAGGCGATCGCCGCCGGCGTCTTCTGCGAGCTCGGACGGGGCAGCGTGGACCTGCGGGGCATCGTGGCCTTCCTGCGCGAGCGGGGCTACGACGACTGGTTGACGGTGGAGCAGGACGTGATCCCCGGCATGGGCACGCCGCGGGAGAGCGCCGCGCGCAACCGCGAGGCGCTGCGAGGCCTGGGGCTGTGA